In the genome of Pontibacter actiniarum, the window ATCAAGAATATTCTTTCAGGCAACCTTTCGGTGGCTAAGAACTATTTTAAGGAGCACATGGCCGCCGCCGCCGCAGAGTTCCAGTATGAGCTGGCACACAAGTACAAGCAAAAGCTGGACATGCTGGAGGACTTCCAGGTCCGGTCTACGGTAGTGAGCAACACCTTAACCAACATCGACGTGTTTACCATTACCAGCAACGAGCAGTGTGCCTTTATCAACTACCTGAAGGTTATGAACGGCTCCATTATCCTGACCCAGTCGTTGGAGATAGAGAAGAAGCTGGATGAGGAGGATGCCGACATACTTGCCTCTGTGATTGTGCAGCTCCGCCAGGAGTTTGAAAGTACAGCCCGCGAGGTAATCACTAACATTGAGCTCGGGCTACCGCTGGACAACATCACGCTGACGCACCCTCAGATCGGCGATAAGAAGAAGCTGCTGAGCCTGTCGCTGAAGAACGCTTTATACTTACGCAAGGAGCGCGAAGGGCGGCAGGAGAAGAACAAGGAGCTAAACGAGCAGCGTGAGCTGCGGGTGCTGGAGACGCTTAAAAAAGACCTCCGCCTTACGGAGCTGCCACGCCAGATCGAGTGCTTTGACAACTCCAACTTTCAGGGCGACAACCCGGTGGCCTCTATGGTGTGCTTTAAAAACGGCAAGCCTAGCAAGAAAGACTATCGGCACTTTAATATTAAAACGGTAGTGGGGGCGAACGACTTTGAGTCGATGTACGAGATTGTGACCCGCCGTTACCGCCGCCTTTTAGATGAAGAAAAGCCGCTGCCACAGCTCATTGTAATTGATGGGGGAAAGGGGCAGCTCGGGATGGCTGTGAAAGCCCTCCGGGACCTGAACATCTACGGACAGGTGGCCGTGGTCGGTATAGCCAAGCGCCTGGAGGAGATTTTCTACCCCGGTGATACGCTCCCGCTGTACATTGATAAGAAGTCTGAGTCGCTGAAGCTGATCCAACGGCTCCGGAACGAGGCCCACCGCTTCGCCATTACCTTTCACCGCAGCAAGCGCGATGCCGGCACGCTCAAAACGGAACTTACCGACATTAAAGGCATTGGCCCTTCTACCGCAGATGCCCTGCTACAGAAGTACCGCTCCGTTAAAAAGCTGCGTGAGCTTTCGCAGGAGG includes:
- the uvrC gene encoding excinuclease ABC subunit UvrC; the encoded protein is MPANEKLKEKISHLPHKPGIYKFFDDNGIIYVGKAVDIRKRVSSYFNRSAQHNKKTLKLVSQIKDIEFTIVDTEADAFLLENNLIKQYQPKYNILLKDGKTYPYICIVNERFPRVITTRNKQNDGSRYFGPYPSVTSMNVVLELIRTLYPLRTCTYNLSPENIAAGKFKVCLEYHIGNCKGPCEALVEETEYNQHIAQIKNILSGNLSVAKNYFKEHMAAAAAEFQYELAHKYKQKLDMLEDFQVRSTVVSNTLTNIDVFTITSNEQCAFINYLKVMNGSIILTQSLEIEKKLDEEDADILASVIVQLRQEFESTAREVITNIELGLPLDNITLTHPQIGDKKKLLSLSLKNALYLRKEREGRQEKNKELNEQRELRVLETLKKDLRLTELPRQIECFDNSNFQGDNPVASMVCFKNGKPSKKDYRHFNIKTVVGANDFESMYEIVTRRYRRLLDEEKPLPQLIVIDGGKGQLGMAVKALRDLNIYGQVAVVGIAKRLEEIFYPGDTLPLYIDKKSESLKLIQRLRNEAHRFAITFHRSKRDAGTLKTELTDIKGIGPSTADALLQKYRSVKKLRELSQEELAEEIGKAKAAVLYAYLHHSTEEAR